The window TTGGTCGTAACGTAGATGAAACCTTGCGTACCCTGAAAGCGATTCAGTACGTTCAGTCTCATCCAGACGAAGTTTGCCCAGCCGGTTGGCAACCTGGTGACAAGACAATGGTTCCTGACCCCGTCAAGTCGAAGGTGTTCTTCGCCGCCGTGTAACAATCAAGTGGCTCTAAGCTTCTCCTGAGATTCCCCCCTTAACCAGGGGGGCTTGGAGGAGTAGTACAGCACTCACCAAAGCGATTAGGACTCTCCCCAACTCCTGAAACCTTGACTAGTTAATCTTTTCTTTTCCCTTCTGCCTACTCCTGCGGAGAACGCTGCGCGAACTGCCCTCTGCCTTTTGCTATACCTTCGAGACATGAGTTAGCGTGAAGCAAATCGGCGTACAGCAAACAGGCTTCCCATCAAGCCGACTGAACCCCCAAGACTGAACAAAAGCAACGGCAATAGCAAGATCTGAATCGGATTGGGTTGTGCGCCACCAGCGATATATTGCATAAAATCTGGCCCCGTCGTCAGCAAATTGGCGAGAAACGTTTGAACGCTGCTAATCAAAACCCAGGCAATCATCGCGCCGAGCACCCCAAAAGTCATCCCCTGCAAAATAAACGGCAGATAAATCCAGGATGTCGTAGCTCCGACAAGCTGCATAATCTCAATTTCTCGGCGTCGTGCCATCACAATCAAACGAATCGTCGTTGTGATCACTGCCACGGCTGTCAAAGTCAGAAGACTAATAACAGTCAAGCTCACCCAGCTCAAACCCTGATTAAGCTGTTGCATCCGTTGGATGACCTCATCCATATATTGCACCTCATCGACCCCCGGAATCTGAGTCAGTTGCTGAGCAATCGCTGGCACATGCTGGGAGGCTTGCGCCTTAACTCTGAGTTCATCGACAAGGGGATTTCCTTCCAATTGCTCCGTCGCCGCCTCAATATCTGAAAGACCCATTTCTTTGACCAAAGCCGCCCAAGCTTGCTCTTTGGAAATCGCTTGCACATCCGTAACATGAGGCAGTTGGGCAACTAGGGGTATAACCTTTTCCACAGGTGCACCTGGATCGAGGTAGACAGAGACTTCCACCGGACTCCCGAACTGGTTGAGCAATCCCTCTAATTTCCAAGATGCCTGCAAACTCATACCAAACAGAAACAACAAAACAGTGACGGTGCTAACCGCCGCCCAATTCATCCAACCGCCACGCCGTAAACCCAATAGAGTCTCGCGCAGGAGGTAATCCAGTTTTGTGAGAAATTGGAACATTCTTCAGTTTCGCGCCTCTTAATACATTGATAATGATTAGACAAAAATGACCACAAAACTAATAGCTGGGTGGGTAAACACCCCAGGTTCCAAGGCCGAGAACTGTTAGTATTGATGTAAACTACACTGTTACAAATAGCTGTTCCTACGAGTCCTCCCCATGACTGCTCAACTCCTGGTTGAAAAGAAAAAATTAGAGAACCCACCGCTCAAGATTCATTATCTGGGCGATCGCGTCCTACGTCAGCCGGCTAAGCGCGTTGCGAAAGTAGACCAAAGCATCCGGCAGGTGGCTCAGCAGATGCTGCAAACCATGTACAGCGCTGATGGGATTGGGCTTGCCGCCCCTCAGGTTGGGATTCACAAACAAATTATTGTGATCGACTGCGAACCCGATAACCCTGATAATAAACCTCTGGTTTTAATTAATCCAACGATCAAACGTTTTGGTAGCAAGCTGTGCGATGCCCAAGAAGGGTGTCTGAGTATACCGAATGTTTACTTGGATGTGATGCGCCCCGAAGAAGTAGAGGTGGCTTACAAAGATGAGAACGGACGCCCTCAAACCTTAAAGGCGGATGGACTCTTAGCCCGTGCGATTCAGCATGAAATGGATCACCTGAATGGCGTGATGTTTGTCGATCGCGTGGAAAATGGTCTAGCTTTGACCGAAGAACTGAACAAGCATGGTTTCTCTCCCCAAGCCGTCAAACCCCTCGCTTAACTTATTGCCTCAAAACCCATGATGACACCAAAAAGCGGTCTGTTTTTGGGGAGTTCCTGCGTGGCGGCGATCGCGGCTGTCGGTTCAATATTTGAACTTTCTTCGGGAAACCCCCAGTTGGGAACTTTAGTCACGGGAATTATACTAGCGGCTAGTGTTCCTTTGACTGGATTATTTTTCTATGCAGCAGTTCGGGATGCCAGGGCTAATCAGTAAAGTTATTAGTGGTTAGTGGTTAGTCGTTAGTCGTTAGGAAATAGTCGCTATTCACTAGTCGTTTTCCTAATTACCCCGCTTCCAATACTCACGAACCATAACCACTAACTACTAACCAATGACCGACCAAGTTTATCGCGCATTTCTGCGACAGTTGTCCACAGGTGGTGCAACGACAGTGCTGCTTCCTTCCTACCACTTGTCTGACAATCAAGAGACGGTCATTGGGCGTGAAGCAAGCTGCCACATTAGCTTAGAGCCAAATCTCTATTTGAGCGTATCGCGGCGTCATGCCGTGATTCGTCCTGCCTCTTTTTTGGGAAATGGCTTACCCGGCTGGGAAATTTGTGACCTGAATAGTGCCAATGGCACCTTCGTGAATGGGAATTATTTACGAGGTTGTCAGTCATTGAAGACGGGTGATCAAATTGAGTTGGGTCAAAATGGCCCTCTGTTCATTTTTGAGTATCAGTTTGACTCCAGTCCCAACCCCACACCCCTTTATTCCTCTCCTCAACCCACTCACTTCACCGTCGCCGCCAGTCCGCCTGTGACTCCAGTGGGGAGTGCAGGCAAACCCAAGCCTGATTCTGTCACGTTCACTCAACTGTTTCCCCTCGCTTCCACCGGACGGGATTTAAAGCAGAAAGCCTTCTTGGTACCGGGCATTGTCACAGTACTTTTTGTGGTATTGATGTTTGCTGCCGTTGGTCAGCAAGATGTTTTTAACGTGCTGCTGGCTACTTATTTAGCCGGGGCTGCTTATTTTTTTATTTATCGACTTTGTGGCAAGTCTAAACCCTGGTGGATATTACTGTTGTGTGCAGCGTTAACTTGTCTCATCTTAGTTGGGCCACTTTTGCCCCTATTTATCACGGTTTTTCGCGACATTTTGCCGGGGAACTTACCCAATCAGGGGGAAGAGGTAAGCTTAATGTCGTTACTCATCCGCATGTTCTTTGGGGCAGGACTGATGGAAGAGTTGCTCAAGGCATTGCCAGTTTTGGGAATATATGTTATGGGGCGATTACTTTATTCCCCGTTGCGAGAACGCATTGGCATTTGGGAACCCTTGGATGGGATTCTGTTAGGCGCGGCTTCTGCGGTAGGATTTACCCTGATCGAAACCTTAGGGCAGTATGTTCCCGGCATTATCGATAATGTAACCCTGCAAGCTGGTGAAGCCGCCGGTCAGATTTCAGGATTGCACTTGCTCATCGCCCGGATTCTCGGATCGATTGTCGGACACCTGTCTTACAGTGGTTACTTGGGGTATTTTATTGGGTTAAGTGTTCTCAAGCCCAATCAGGCGTGGCAGATTATAGGCTTTGGTTATATTTGTGCCTCCTTTCTCCATGCCCTTTGGAATACCACCGGATTTGTCAGTCCCATACTCTTGGCTGTGGTTGGGGTTTTATCTTATGCCTTTTTGGCAGCAGCAATTCTCAAGGCTAGGGCACTTTCGCCGACGCGATCGCAAAATTTTGCCACCCGTTTTTTTGGTGAAGAGTAATTGGGCATGGCAATCACTTATATTAATTCCGTTGGCATCCGAATTAACTGAGATGGGGGTGCAAAAACTCTGCGTTCCTCTGCGTGACCCTTTGCGGCCTCTGCGTTAAAAACATCTCGTATTCCAACACCAACAGATTCAATCCTATCCATCCGTTGTCCCTTGTAACAAGGGTATCTGAATCACAAATTCCGTACCTTGTCCTAATTGGCTATAGCAACGGAGCTGACCCCCGTGTTTTTCCACTACAATTTGATAACTAATCGATAACCCCAAACCTGTACCCGTTCCCAGGGGTTTGGTCGTAAAGAAGGGGTCGAACAGCCGCCGCTTAACATCCTCCGTCATACCTGGGCCATTGTCGGCAATACGGATCGCGACTTCATGGTCATTCACCAGTTCAGTACAGACTCGAATAAAGCTAGGATGAGTTTTAATTTCCTCCATTGCTCGCGTCTGATTGTACTCATCAATGGCATCGATCGCATTAACAAGCAAATTCATAAAAACTTGGTTGAGTTGTCCAGCATAACACTCAACGAGTGGCAAGTTGCCATACTCTCGAATCACCTGAATTTCAGGATGCTTCCCCGAAGCCTTCAAGCGATTTTGTAGAATCATCAGGGTACTATCCAGCCCCTCATGCAGATTGATGGCTTTGACTTCCGCTTCAGCAATGCGGGAGAAATTGCGTAGCGCGGCGACAATCTCACAAATTCGCTCAGCTCCCAGCTTCATCGAACTCAGCAGTTTAGGCAAATCTTCAATCAGAAAATCCAAATCGATCGCGTCAATTTCCGACTGAATTTCTGGCACGGGATGGGGATAGTGCTGCTGATAAAGCTCAATTAAACCCAAAATATCTTGAGTGTAACCACTGGCATGAACAAGATTGCCATAAATAAAACTAACGGGATTATTGATTTCGTGGGCGACGCCAGCGACTAATTGTCCGAGACTAGACATTTTTTCGCTCTGCACCAGATAACCTTGGGTATTTTGTAGTTCAATTAAGGTTTGTTCCAGTTGTTGAGCGTGTAACTGGGCTTGTGCCGTGGCGCTGCGACTTTGTTGGTAGAGTTCGGCTTGTTGAATCGCGATCGCAATTTGAGCCGCAACCGCACCGATTAATTCCACCTCCCAATCTTGCCAATGGTACGGACAAGTATTTTTCACCAAACCCAGACTGCCCCAAACCGAGTCGCCAAAGTGCAAGGGTACGAGTAACCAAGCGCCGGGAAAGGTTTTGGCATAGTCTTGATTAATCGCGTCTTCACAGGTATCAGCATCGTGAATTTTCACGATTTCTAATCGCTTGAGTTGATCGGCAAGCGGATTATTTTCATCGGGAATTTTTATGCCGAGTGCGACTGGCAAGTCAAGGGATTTTCGATATTCAGATACAGTTAACCACAGCTTTTGTTCCGGCAAGTATTGCACGATGTGAGCGTAGTCTACTTTGAGAAGGGAACCAATCTCACGGACGGCTGTGGCAAAAATCGTCTCTAAGTCTAAAGAACTGCGGATGGCTTGAGTTAGCTGATTGAGTAACTGTTCTTGTAAGAAATGGGATTTCGTTTGTTCATACAATTGGCTATGCTGAATTGCGATCGCGGCTTGAGCTGCCAAAGCTGAGAGCAAATCGATTTCCCATGATTGCCATTGTCGAGGTTCACAACAGTGATGAGCAACCAGAAGCCCCCACAATTGATTGTTGTTCACAATGGGTACAATCAAGTTGGCTCTAACCTGGATCTGGGCAAGTAAATTAAGATGACAGGGGTCTAGATTGGCGGTGTAAATATCTTCGAGCGCCATGACTCGACCTTGTTTGTAAGGTAAGACATACTCTTGTTCAAAACAAGGGTCATAGATGTTTTTACCCAGGATAGAAAAGCTACTAGAAGCGACAGATTCGACAACAACATTGACACTCCAATTAGGCTGAAAACGGAAAATGATCACCCGATCTGTCTGAAGCACTTGTCGCACTTCCGCCACAGTGGCATTGAGTATCTTTTCCAACTTCAGAGATCGGCGAATCCGTCCTGCGATCGCTCCAATTAAACGCTCTCGCTGAAACTGCTGCCGTAGTGCTTCTTCAGTCTGTTGGCGTTGAATGATTTCGGCTTGAGCCTGCTGATAAAGCTCAGATTGCTGAATGGCGATCGCGGCTTGGGTAGACAGACTCTTGAGTAAATCGATTTCCAATGCCTGCCACTGCCTGGGTGCGCTACACTGCTGAGCCACCAGCAATCCCCACAATTGTTCTTCGTGCACAATAGGGACGACGAGGTTCGCTCTTACCTGAAACTGAGCTAGTAGCTCACGATGACAGGGTGCCAAGGTGGCTGTTTCAATATCCTCTATCGCTTGAATTCGCCCTTGTTGGTAAAGCTGAATATAGCTTTGTGCCAGGTAGTGATCGTTAATTACCGTTCCTGACATGGGTATCCATTCACCGCCAACCGATTCCACCACCACCACCCCACTGCCATCAGCATGGAGGCGGAAAATCAGCACGCGATCGCAGTTCAGAAATTGCCGCACTTCGGCAACCGTCGTATTAAGAATTTCCTTCAAGTTCAACGACTGATGAATACGTCCTGCGATTGTTCTAATCAGTTGCTCCTTGAGAAATTGTTGTCGTAGCGCTTCTTCGGATTGCTTGCGTTCCGTAATATCTCTTGTCGTAATTGCGATTCCATCGGCGAGGGGAATCACTTGATGATGTAACCATGAAGCAGTGATTCCTTCCACGGAAATGGGAAACTCTTCTTCTAGAACTTCGCCTGTTTCCACAACCCGGACGTATTTTTCCAAAAATCCAGCGGTGCGATTAATGGGGAACAATTGGCATAATTTCTTACCTAAAACTTCTGCTTTGGACATCGAAATCAGCTTCTCGCCGTTCGAGTTTATATCGACAAAAACAAAGTCTTCAATACATCCTGTTTCATCTCGCACGCTCTGGAATACAAAGAAGGAATCCAAACTTCCCTCCACTGCGGCTCTGAAGCGTGCCTCTTTCTCTTGTAGCGCATCCAGCATTTTCTGATGCTCAATTTTCCCTTGCTCATCAGCGATGAAACTGCCAATACTTTGAGCCATCAACTCAATAATTTCTTGTTCATAAACCTCGAAGTCTGTGCTTCTTGCTTGAAATGAAGAGAAATTGAGGGTGCCGTAAATTTTATGATTTACAAATATAGGAGTACCGATATAAGATTGCACTCTCCAAGCCTGAGCAATTGATGAATCGCTTATAGGTTCGCTCTGGCTAATTCGATTGTAGGCTATGGTTTTTTGTTCTTCGATGACTGCCGCACAAGCCGTGTATTTTAATTCAAGCTTTAATCCAGGGTTTAAAATATCAAAATTCGATTTTACAGAGCGGATAAAGTAAGCTTGACCGTTAATTTGACTAACAATTCCAGTAGATAGTTTAAAAATTTCACACCCAGTTTGAAGATATTCGGAAAATAATTTCTCTGAACTCTCGTATTTTGCTGTCTTGAGTCGATGTAGTTGTTTAAGATTAGAACTAAAGTTGGCTAATGCCTGGGATTTATCTAGTACAGCGGCTTCGGTTTGCAGGGATTTATTAAACGCACGCGATAAGACCAAGTTGTATTCTTGAGCACAAACTTCCTCCAAAGAATGCTCAAACTCTTTCTCGGTAATGGAATAATTATTTTGGTCGATTTGAGTTACGGAATAGGGGTGGGGTGCAAAAGTAGCAGGAAAACTTTCTTCAGATTTTTGTGCTGTATGCTCGCTGGGTTTGTACGGAGGAATCTCTTCACAAACAAGGTTAATAATTGGATTAGATTGGGTTCCTGGAACTAAGCAAGCACTCACTTTTACCGATAAGAGCCTACCGTTTTTATGCACTAGCTGGACTTCCCATTTCTGAATCGAATTAGCCTGTTGCTGTACGCCAGCTAATTGGGATTGAAATATGGCTGGATATTCTGGCTCAAAAACGGACACAATTGACTTTTGGGTTAACTCTGTCACCCTATACCCTAAATAAGCCGCACCGAACTGGGTAACGGCAAGAATCCTACCCGTCGAGTCGAGAGAAAAACCAATGCAGGGGAGGCTCTCATACAGCGCCTGAAATTCCTCTAATTGAGATTTTTTTTTATATATAGCTTCGTCTTCTTCAATCTGCCGTTTTTTAGTATTATAATTAACCGGCTGAGACTGTCTAAGGTCAGCTTTTTTCCTCAAGTGACTCATGCCAATTATTAAATCACGTATTGGACTTATTCTTTAAAATCATAGCTCTCAAATCATGCATTTTTTGTGAAGATTTAAAGAATGCTATTTTTTGGTAAAACCTTATAATAGATGACCCTATCTAATATTTAAGCAAAAAAATATAGGCATTTAAAATAACGAATGTATAAATAATACCTATTTCATATATCCAAAAATTTATAACAATTTTCGGCTATTTTTTTCTGCATTAGATGTGTTTGAGCGTGATTTGATTTATACTGCCTTTTCAAGTCTAGCGCTGGCGTGAAGCTAGCGTGATCAGAACTGTTCACTTTATGGTGATTATCGATCTGTCCAGGAAGTAGATCCTCTTAAGGACAACGAATCGTAGTCTAGGAAGTAAAAGTACTCATGAGCTAAATTGGCCCTAGCAACTCCTAGGGAGCCGCTTTAAAGATCGTTCAAGCCTTTTGACCCTAAACTACTCAGTGTACAATTTGTACCCAAAGGGTAAAGTTCCTGGCTGCATTGGCTGTATCTGTCAAAAATAATACAAAACGCAAAATCAATGGAACTAATATTTCAATAATTTAAAGAATATTTTTAAAAATTAAGAATATTGTGATTGTCTACTCCTAACGATAAAATGTTTTGTTTACAAAAACCAAGGAAATACTCGTGGTTGCGCTTTCGAGCAAAGTTTGCAGATACACAGAGCTGAGTCTGTTACCGTTGAGGGGTATTTGGCAATAGGCGGTGGGAGAGTGAGTGCCAAAACAACCCTTAACACATGACCCTGACTCGCGCAAAATGATCGGTATGCTTAAGCCTTAATTCTAACGCTCTCAAAATCGCCCTAGAGAGCCTTTGTTGCCATGATGGAGTATCTTGCCATGAAGCTCAAAATCCTTACGACTGCCGCCCTGATAACCACAACAACAACTCTAAGTGTACTAGGCGATACCCTAGTCGCGCTTCAGGCCAAGGCGGAAAACCTACAGCATACTCAACAGTTACTGTCCACTAAACAGTGTTTGCAATGTGAACTAACGGGTGCAGGCTTAGTGTTGGCTGATTTGGCAGGAGCGAACTTGAGTGGGGCAGATTTGAGCCGTGCCAACCTCAGTCGTGCCAATTTGATAGGGGCGGACTTGAGTGGGGCAAATCTAACGGGAGCTTCTCTCCATGGAGCCAATCTCAGTGGTGCCAACCTCAGTGGTGCCATTCTCAATAGTACCGACCTGAGAGAGGCAATTCTCAGCGATGCCAAATTATTTGGTACCACTCTGAGAACCTCTTATATTCAAGGAACAATAGGCATTCCTCAGTACGCAGGAACCCCTGAAGATTTCTACGCTTGGGGTGTTGTGGAGTCACAAAGAGGAAACTATAAAGCAGCGATCGCCAATTATAATCAAGCTCTAAGTATCAAAACTGATTTTGCCGCTGCATTCTTGGCTCGGAGTGTTTCTCGTTTCAATCTAGGAGACTACAGAGGAGCCACTCAAGATGCCCAGGTAGCAGCGACTCTCTTTTCTGTGCAACAGAATCCACTGGGCTATCAAACCGCACAGAACGTCGTTAAGGGTATAGAAATTGTCCAGAATCCACCGAAAGCTCGTAGCCGGGGTCCTTCGATTGGTGACTTTTTCGTATCAGTCGGTTCAGTCCTGTTACAATTGGTTTCTTTCTTTTGACCTGCATCCTATGCCAAACCCTGAACGAAAAGCAGTCCCTCACATCAGAAGGGTCATGATTCAAGCCGTCAATCGCCTAAGCCTTGTTAGGATCAAAAAGATTACTAATTCTTAAACTATTGGGTATGTCATCCACCTCAACTCCATTACCAGATTCCCTCGCCCGAATTGTGGAGCGCTTTCAGCGACGTACTAATCCCAAGCAACGTTATGAGCAACTGCTCTGGTATGCCAAACGGCTGAAAGAAATGCCAGAAGACGATAAAACGCCAGAAAACAAAGTTCCTGGCTGTGTCTCCCAGGTTTTTATTACCGCTAACCTGGAAGATGACAAAGTTGTTTATCAAGGAGACTCAGATGCTCAGTTAGTCAAAGGGTTAGTGGCTCTGTTGATTGAGGGATTGAACGGACTGACGCCGGATGAAATTCTACAAATCTCTCCAGATTTCATTCAAGATACGGGTCTGAATGTAAGTTTGACACCTTCTCGTGCAAATGGATTTTACAACATCTTTCAGACGATGAAGAAAAAGGCACTCGGCTTCAAGCTAGGAGCTTCTTCCCAAGCACTGAGTTAATTCTGCGAAACACCTAAGTTTTTGCTCTCAGAATGATAGCGTGCGGTTGCGAATCATTCCCTCTCTACACAAATAAATTAATCCATTGGCTCTAAGGTGTTTTCCCATCGCCTTTGAGCAGCGATCCTGCCGCTGCTTGTAGAGATCCGTAGGTTATTTCGGGTTGACCGTTGATATAATACTTTCCCTCTAATGATTCACAAATATTACCGACGACCAAACCATCAGCGCCGTAAACAGCCAACAGTTGCTTAATTTGCTCGGATTGAAAACCTTTGAGCGTTTGGCTCCAATGACTTTCATCGACTGAGCCAATTCTAATTGTTTCTTCCATGTAAGTAATCGACTCCTATGAGAAATTTAGACTGAATGAAAAAGTAGGGGGCAGACAACGTTCTAACACAGCTACCACAGATGAGCAACGTCTCATCATCCGCCAACAGTGCATTGCGGGATTATAACTTTTCTCTGGCTAATAGAAATGTCTCAACTTCGACAATTGTAGACAGAGAAGACAACAAGCGGTACTTTGTCGTCTGTGTCACAATCCGATACTCATGGGCTTACACAGCGATTTTCAGCCCACTATGAGTTGTGTCATGACCAGAAGTCAATCAAGAACACCCCTCAGGGACTCCGCAGGGCAATGAACGACAGTCGTAATTTTCGGTTTGAACAGGTAGCTGACCCCTGGTGCAAATCAATTATTTTTGTAGGCATTTTGTAGGGCAGACCTCTCGCCGGCTTAAGAGGTCATATACGCAAGTGGCCAACCCCACAAAAACATGATTTCTGCCATCGTTGAGGATGCACCCGTTACCCGGTTAGAAGAGCAGGGTGTTCAACAAAAGCTAGTCCCACGCTGGGATAGACACATCTTCTCCACCAATGCCGATTCCTGTGTTAAATATTTCGGCATCGCTAATGTTCAGCTCATCCATGGATGCCCCATATACATTCGCATCATAAATCTTGGCGCTAGTAAAATTCACCCTATTGAGATTGGCTTTTTGAAAGTTGGCATTGGTGACCAACGCCGAGGTTAAGTTAGCGCCTGTTAGGTTAGCATGAGTGAAATCAGCACCTTCGAGGTTGGCATGAGTGAGATTGGCTCCTTGCAGATTAGCTTCTCTCAAGTCTGCACCAATTAAATGTTCGCCCTGAAGGTTAGCACCTGACAAATCACACTGAACACATTCCCCTGTGGACAATAGCTGTTTGACATGAAGCGGATTTTCAGCTTTGACTGGGTTCGTGAACCATAGCGGAGCGAGTACGCTTAGGGTTGCTAAGAGCTTGAGCTTCATAATTTTCCCCTTTTGGAAGTAATATAGGATTCCGTTCTTTGCCTCACTCTTTAATTATCTCACTTCAATCCTTGAAAAGCATTGATTTACCCTACAGGCTGCTTGTGATGGCAGAAATAGTCTTGAAGTGACCTGATGCTGCTTGGTTGCGAGATCTGGATCACTAAAATTCTTGTTAACATTTTTAAATATATATCCTTTGATAGATTGCCAAAAATTGGGACTCTCAAGTAGAACGTTGTCACCAGGGGAAGCCCAAGCCCGGATTGTTCTCACTTCCCGTTAAATCGCATTGAATGACTTGTTGAAGGAGTTCGTCATTATAATCTAAGACTGATAACAATTGCTCCAGGGGTATCTTCATTTTCTGCTCTAAAATTTTAAGATTTAGTAAAGTCTTTCTTGCTTCAGGTTCAGATAAATTAAATCGATTCATGAGACGATTAACCTCTAAAATATCAACCCTTACTGTCATTTGAGTAAACTCAGATAATCGTTCGGGAATACGCTCAAATTTTTCGGGTGTTGCTCCGTTATCGTAGAAATGAATACCTTGGGTATCTACAAAGAAATCTTCAAACGGTTTAAACCCTTGGTCT of the Allocoleopsis franciscana PCC 7113 genome contains:
- a CDS encoding cell division protein FtsX; its protein translation is MFQFLTKLDYLLRETLLGLRRGGWMNWAAVSTVTVLLFLFGMSLQASWKLEGLLNQFGSPVEVSVYLDPGAPVEKVIPLVAQLPHVTDVQAISKEQAWAALVKEMGLSDIEAATEQLEGNPLVDELRVKAQASQHVPAIAQQLTQIPGVDEVQYMDEVIQRMQQLNQGLSWVSLTVISLLTLTAVAVITTTIRLIVMARRREIEIMQLVGATTSWIYLPFILQGMTFGVLGAMIAWVLISSVQTFLANLLTTGPDFMQYIAGGAQPNPIQILLLPLLLFSLGGSVGLMGSLFAVRRFASR
- the def gene encoding peptide deformylase; the protein is MTAQLLVEKKKLENPPLKIHYLGDRVLRQPAKRVAKVDQSIRQVAQQMLQTMYSADGIGLAAPQVGIHKQIIVIDCEPDNPDNKPLVLINPTIKRFGSKLCDAQEGCLSIPNVYLDVMRPEEVEVAYKDENGRPQTLKADGLLARAIQHEMDHLNGVMFVDRVENGLALTEELNKHGFSPQAVKPLA
- a CDS encoding PrsW family glutamic-type intramembrane protease; its protein translation is MTDQVYRAFLRQLSTGGATTVLLPSYHLSDNQETVIGREASCHISLEPNLYLSVSRRHAVIRPASFLGNGLPGWEICDLNSANGTFVNGNYLRGCQSLKTGDQIELGQNGPLFIFEYQFDSSPNPTPLYSSPQPTHFTVAASPPVTPVGSAGKPKPDSVTFTQLFPLASTGRDLKQKAFLVPGIVTVLFVVLMFAAVGQQDVFNVLLATYLAGAAYFFIYRLCGKSKPWWILLLCAALTCLILVGPLLPLFITVFRDILPGNLPNQGEEVSLMSLLIRMFFGAGLMEELLKALPVLGIYVMGRLLYSPLRERIGIWEPLDGILLGAASAVGFTLIETLGQYVPGIIDNVTLQAGEAAGQISGLHLLIARILGSIVGHLSYSGYLGYFIGLSVLKPNQAWQIIGFGYICASFLHALWNTTGFVSPILLAVVGVLSYAFLAAAILKARALSPTRSQNFATRFFGEE
- a CDS encoding GAF domain-containing protein translates to MSHLRKKADLRQSQPVNYNTKKRQIEEDEAIYKKKSQLEEFQALYESLPCIGFSLDSTGRILAVTQFGAAYLGYRVTELTQKSIVSVFEPEYPAIFQSQLAGVQQQANSIQKWEVQLVHKNGRLLSVKVSACLVPGTQSNPIINLVCEEIPPYKPSEHTAQKSEESFPATFAPHPYSVTQIDQNNYSITEKEFEHSLEEVCAQEYNLVLSRAFNKSLQTEAAVLDKSQALANFSSNLKQLHRLKTAKYESSEKLFSEYLQTGCEIFKLSTGIVSQINGQAYFIRSVKSNFDILNPGLKLELKYTACAAVIEEQKTIAYNRISQSEPISDSSIAQAWRVQSYIGTPIFVNHKIYGTLNFSSFQARSTDFEVYEQEIIELMAQSIGSFIADEQGKIEHQKMLDALQEKEARFRAAVEGSLDSFFVFQSVRDETGCIEDFVFVDINSNGEKLISMSKAEVLGKKLCQLFPINRTAGFLEKYVRVVETGEVLEEEFPISVEGITASWLHHQVIPLADGIAITTRDITERKQSEEALRQQFLKEQLIRTIAGRIHQSLNLKEILNTTVAEVRQFLNCDRVLIFRLHADGSGVVVVESVGGEWIPMSGTVINDHYLAQSYIQLYQQGRIQAIEDIETATLAPCHRELLAQFQVRANLVVPIVHEEQLWGLLVAQQCSAPRQWQALEIDLLKSLSTQAAIAIQQSELYQQAQAEIIQRQQTEEALRQQFQRERLIGAIAGRIRRSLKLEKILNATVAEVRQVLQTDRVIIFRFQPNWSVNVVVESVASSSFSILGKNIYDPCFEQEYVLPYKQGRVMALEDIYTANLDPCHLNLLAQIQVRANLIVPIVNNNQLWGLLVAHHCCEPRQWQSWEIDLLSALAAQAAIAIQHSQLYEQTKSHFLQEQLLNQLTQAIRSSLDLETIFATAVREIGSLLKVDYAHIVQYLPEQKLWLTVSEYRKSLDLPVALGIKIPDENNPLADQLKRLEIVKIHDADTCEDAINQDYAKTFPGAWLLVPLHFGDSVWGSLGLVKNTCPYHWQDWEVELIGAVAAQIAIAIQQAELYQQSRSATAQAQLHAQQLEQTLIELQNTQGYLVQSEKMSSLGQLVAGVAHEINNPVSFIYGNLVHASGYTQDILGLIELYQQHYPHPVPEIQSEIDAIDLDFLIEDLPKLLSSMKLGAERICEIVAALRNFSRIAEAEVKAINLHEGLDSTLMILQNRLKASGKHPEIQVIREYGNLPLVECYAGQLNQVFMNLLVNAIDAIDEYNQTRAMEEIKTHPSFIRVCTELVNDHEVAIRIADNGPGMTEDVKRRLFDPFFTTKPLGTGTGLGLSISYQIVVEKHGGQLRCYSQLGQGTEFVIQIPLLQGTTDG
- a CDS encoding pentapeptide repeat-containing protein is translated as MMEYLAMKLKILTTAALITTTTTLSVLGDTLVALQAKAENLQHTQQLLSTKQCLQCELTGAGLVLADLAGANLSGADLSRANLSRANLIGADLSGANLTGASLHGANLSGANLSGAILNSTDLREAILSDAKLFGTTLRTSYIQGTIGIPQYAGTPEDFYAWGVVESQRGNYKAAIANYNQALSIKTDFAAAFLARSVSRFNLGDYRGATQDAQVAATLFSVQQNPLGYQTAQNVVKGIEIVQNPPKARSRGPSIGDFFVSVGSVLLQLVSFF
- a CDS encoding SufE family protein, producing MSSTSTPLPDSLARIVERFQRRTNPKQRYEQLLWYAKRLKEMPEDDKTPENKVPGCVSQVFITANLEDDKVVYQGDSDAQLVKGLVALLIEGLNGLTPDEILQISPDFIQDTGLNVSLTPSRANGFYNIFQTMKKKALGFKLGASSQALS
- a CDS encoding pentapeptide repeat-containing protein, with translation MKLKLLATLSVLAPLWFTNPVKAENPLHVKQLLSTGECVQCDLSGANLQGEHLIGADLREANLQGANLTHANLEGADFTHANLTGANLTSALVTNANFQKANLNRVNFTSAKIYDANVYGASMDELNISDAEIFNTGIGIGGEDVSIPAWD